The following coding sequences are from one Anabaena sphaerica FACHB-251 window:
- a CDS encoding fatty acid desaturase — protein sequence MQLDTVQFNQSPSLESSQGEDKLPFTLQDLKAAIPAECFQPSVAKSLYYFFRDVVIVAALYAVANYLDSWYFWPIFWVLQGTMFWALFVVGHDCGHQSFSKHKWLNDLIGHLSHTPILVPYHGWRISHRTHHKNTGSLENDESWYPVSESEYNKMPLLQKIGRFYVFLLAYPIYLFKRSPGKEGSHFDPRSPLFKPSEKWDIITSTTLWISFVGLLGFLTYQWGWMWLLKYYAGPYIVFIIWLDLVTYLHHTEQELPWYRGDNWTFLKGAISTIDRDYGIFNHIHHDIGTHVAHHIFLNMPHYNLLKATEAIKPILGDYYYKSEEPIWKSLLHSAKVCRFVPDEGAKVYHTYHHENVK from the coding sequence GTGCAATTAGATACAGTTCAGTTCAACCAAAGTCCTAGCTTGGAATCATCTCAGGGTGAAGATAAACTTCCGTTTACTCTCCAAGATTTAAAAGCTGCTATTCCTGCTGAATGTTTTCAGCCTAGTGTGGCTAAATCACTCTATTACTTTTTCCGTGATGTTGTCATTGTCGCTGCTTTATATGCAGTTGCAAATTATCTAGATTCTTGGTATTTCTGGCCAATCTTCTGGGTATTGCAAGGAACAATGTTTTGGGCTTTATTTGTGGTTGGACATGACTGCGGACACCAATCTTTTTCTAAGCATAAATGGCTGAATGATTTGATTGGTCATCTCTCCCATACACCAATTCTTGTTCCTTATCACGGTTGGAGAATTAGCCACAGAACTCACCACAAAAATACTGGCAGTTTGGAAAATGATGAAAGCTGGTATCCTGTGTCTGAATCTGAATACAATAAAATGCCCCTATTACAAAAAATAGGGCGTTTCTATGTGTTCTTGTTGGCTTATCCGATTTATTTGTTTAAGCGTTCTCCTGGTAAGGAAGGTTCACATTTTGACCCCAGAAGTCCCCTTTTTAAACCTTCAGAAAAATGGGACATTATCACTAGCACTACCCTATGGATTAGTTTTGTGGGTTTGTTAGGTTTTCTCACCTATCAATGGGGTTGGATGTGGTTGCTAAAATACTACGCTGGTCCTTACATTGTATTTATCATTTGGTTGGATTTAGTAACTTATTTACATCACACTGAACAGGAATTACCTTGGTATCGTGGTGATAATTGGACTTTTTTAAAGGGTGCAATTTCTACGATTGATCGGGATTATGGCATTTTTAACCATATCCATCATGATATCGGTACTCATGTTGCCCATCACATCTTTTTGAATATGCCTCACTACAATTTGTTGAAGGCAACTGAGGCTATTAAACCAATTTTGGGCGATTATTACTACAAGTCTGAAGAACCCATCTGGAAGTCTTTATTGCATTCTGCTAAGGTTTGCCGTTTTGTCCCAGATGAGGGTGCTAAGGTTTATCACACTTATCATCATGAGAATGTGAAGTAA
- a CDS encoding fatty acid desaturase: protein MTTSIIKNQETFVSTSLGKDEIKLKHIIKSLPKECFQKNSRKAWTTVVLSLSMAALGYYFIAISPWFLLPIAWIFTGTALTGFFVIGHDCGHRSFAKRRWVNDVVGHFFMMFLIYPFHSWRIKHNHHHKHTNKLDEDNAWHPIRPEVFEAWDKTRQSAFQFFMQKRLWWVGSIGHWAVVHFDARKFQKKDQASVKLSVAVVVAFAAIVFPTLIITTGVWGFIKFWFIPWMVYHFWMSTFTIVHHTLPDVPFTTADKWNEAMAQLFGTVHCDYPRWVEILCHDINVHVPHHISTAIPSYNLRLAYDSIKENWQPYLHEEYKFSWNLMKQITNECQLYKTDIGYTTFDEYYAQK, encoded by the coding sequence ACTACATCAATCATCAAAAACCAGGAAACTTTCGTCTCCACAAGCCTTGGTAAAGACGAAATAAAACTAAAACATATTATCAAAAGTCTGCCCAAGGAATGTTTCCAAAAAAATAGCCGCAAAGCATGGACTACTGTAGTTCTCAGTTTGTCTATGGCTGCATTAGGCTATTATTTTATAGCAATTTCTCCCTGGTTTCTTCTACCTATAGCATGGATTTTCACAGGAACTGCTTTAACAGGATTTTTTGTTATAGGCCATGACTGCGGACATCGTTCTTTTGCCAAGCGTCGTTGGGTAAATGATGTGGTTGGTCATTTTTTCATGATGTTTTTAATTTATCCTTTTCACAGCTGGAGAATTAAACATAATCATCACCATAAACATACAAATAAACTAGATGAGGATAACGCATGGCATCCCATCAGACCTGAAGTTTTTGAAGCTTGGGATAAAACCAGACAGTCTGCATTTCAATTTTTTATGCAGAAGCGTTTGTGGTGGGTAGGTTCTATTGGACATTGGGCAGTTGTGCATTTTGATGCGCGGAAGTTCCAGAAAAAAGACCAAGCTAGTGTTAAACTTTCTGTGGCTGTAGTGGTAGCTTTTGCGGCTATTGTTTTCCCAACGTTGATTATTACAACTGGTGTTTGGGGCTTTATTAAGTTCTGGTTTATCCCCTGGATGGTTTACCATTTCTGGATGAGTACCTTCACTATTGTTCACCATACTCTTCCAGATGTTCCTTTTACAACTGCTGACAAATGGAACGAGGCTATGGCACAGTTATTTGGTACAGTTCATTGTGATTATCCTCGTTGGGTGGAAATTCTTTGTCACGATATTAACGTTCACGTTCCCCATCATATTTCTACCGCTATTCCTTCCTACAATTTGCGGTTAGCTTACGACAGCATCAAGGAAAATTGGCAACCATATCTCCATGAGGAATATAAGTTCTCTTGGAATTTAATGAAACAAATTACCAATGAATGTCAACTTTATAAAACTGACATTGGTTATACAACCTTTGACGAATATTACGCGCAGAAATAA